The following are from one region of the Penaeus chinensis breed Huanghai No. 1 chromosome 32, ASM1920278v2, whole genome shotgun sequence genome:
- the LOC125042610 gene encoding thymidylate kinase-like, giving the protein MSHANVFISFTRNCIRSGIRTFHKMAGNANQEGGNGRRGALIVIEGCDRTGKTTQAEMLVESIKKEGKPAIYMRFPERGTHIGGIISSYLSCEKDLEDHAIHLLFSANRWELLPKILSELKSGTSIIVDRYAFSGVAFSAAKKDMSLEWCKKSDAGLPRPDQVLFLDLKPEEAKRRGQFGAERYEKEEFQKRVYENYQLLKDDVWKVIDANKSVADLQEALKTEALKTIENVMEQNDELKKLWV; this is encoded by the exons ATGTCACACGCTAACGTATTTATTTCCTTTACAAGAAACTGCATCAG ATCAGGTATAAGAACCTTTCATAAAATGGCTGGAAATGCTAACCAAGAAGGAGGTAATGGGAGGAGAGGAGCTCTGATAGTGATTGAAGGGTGTGACAGGACTGGAAAAACCACGCAGGCAGAAATGCTGGTTGaatcaataaagaaagaaggcaagCCTGCAATATACATGAGGTTTCCAG AGAGAGGAACACATATTGGAGGTATCATCAGTAGTTACTTGTCATGTGAAAAAGACTTAGAAGACCATGCCAtacatcttctcttctctgcaaACAG atGGGAATTATTGCCAAAGATTTTATCAGAACTGAAAAGTGGAACATCAATAATTGTAGATCGATATGCCTTTTCTGGTGTTGCCTTTTCTGCTGCAAAGAAG GATATGAGTTTAGAGTGGTGTAAGAAGAGTGATGCTGGACTTCCAAGACCAGATCAGGTGTTGTTTCTTGACTTAAAGCCAGAGGAAGCAAAAAGGCGAGGGCAGTTTGGAGCGGAACGTTATGAAAAGGAAGAGTTTCAGAAACGCGTCTATGAAAACTATCAGTTGCTGAAGGATGACGTGTGGAAG GTTATTGACGCAAATAAGAGTGTTGCAGATTTACAGGAAGCTTTAAAGACTGAGGCATTAAAAACCATAGAAAATGTTATGGAACAAAATGATGAACTAAAGAAACTTTGGGTCTAA